One Idiomarina loihiensis L2TR genomic window carries:
- a CDS encoding beta-ketoacyl-ACP synthase: MKRVVVTGMGCLTAFGDNWQSFRSQLESGKNAVVSMPEWERFDGLNTRLAAPIRPAFKKPSHYSRKAVRSMSTVSLMATRATELALTDAGLLEHPCISDGSCGVAYGSSTGDTEQMKIFGNMLESGDMTGLNATTYIKSMGHTTAVNLGVFYNVKGRVHTTSSACTSASQGLGYAYEAIRYGHQKVMIAGGAEALCPSEAVVFDTLFATSTRNDEPQLTPRPFDKNRDGLVIGEGAGTFILEELDHALERGAHIYAELVGFGTNSDGAHVTQPTADTMAIAMKLALQQAQLEPEQVGYVNAHGTATDRGDVAESLATASVFKRSVPISSLKSYLGHTLGGCGTIEAWASINMMRESWFAPTLNLTDIDPECGDLDYITEQARELDTDYVMTNNFAFGGINTSLIFKRWNNSN, from the coding sequence ATGAAACGTGTGGTCGTAACCGGTATGGGCTGTCTGACGGCTTTTGGTGACAACTGGCAGAGCTTCCGCAGTCAGTTGGAAAGTGGCAAGAACGCCGTGGTTAGTATGCCAGAGTGGGAGCGCTTTGATGGCCTGAACACACGCCTGGCGGCACCCATTCGACCGGCGTTTAAAAAGCCTTCGCACTACTCCCGCAAAGCGGTACGCTCAATGAGCACGGTAAGCTTAATGGCAACACGAGCAACCGAGTTAGCATTAACCGATGCGGGGCTGCTAGAGCACCCTTGTATTAGCGACGGGAGCTGTGGCGTTGCTTATGGCTCTTCGACCGGCGATACCGAGCAAATGAAAATTTTCGGCAATATGCTGGAAAGCGGTGATATGACCGGCCTGAACGCCACCACTTACATAAAGAGTATGGGTCATACAACCGCTGTGAATTTGGGCGTCTTTTATAATGTGAAAGGACGGGTTCATACCACCAGCTCGGCCTGTACATCCGCATCTCAAGGGCTGGGGTATGCGTACGAAGCTATTCGTTATGGTCATCAGAAAGTGATGATTGCTGGTGGTGCAGAGGCGTTGTGTCCGTCCGAAGCGGTAGTATTTGATACCTTATTTGCCACCAGTACTCGTAATGACGAGCCACAGCTGACGCCAAGGCCCTTTGATAAAAATCGCGACGGACTGGTTATTGGCGAAGGGGCTGGCACCTTTATTCTGGAAGAGTTGGATCATGCTCTGGAACGTGGCGCGCACATTTATGCTGAACTGGTCGGTTTTGGTACGAACTCTGATGGCGCCCATGTGACTCAACCTACGGCCGATACCATGGCCATTGCTATGAAGCTTGCGTTGCAGCAGGCGCAACTTGAACCGGAGCAAGTAGGCTATGTGAACGCGCATGGCACAGCCACAGACCGGGGCGATGTTGCGGAGTCTCTGGCCACAGCAAGCGTATTTAAACGCTCGGTACCCATCAGTTCATTAAAGAGCTACCTGGGGCATACGCTGGGCGGCTGCGGTACAATTGAAGCCTGGGCCAGCATTAATATGATGCGGGAAAGCTGGTTTGCGCCCACACTTAACCTAACCGATATTGACCCGGAGTGTGGTGATTTGGATTATATAACCGAACAGGCACGTGAGCTTGATACGGACTATGTCATGACAAATAATTTTGCTTTTGGTGGCATTAATACTTCATTGATTTTTAAACGATGGAATAACTCTAATTAA
- the fabG gene encoding 3-oxoacyl-ACP reductase FabG, whose product MAERVLVTGSGKGIGRAIALQLAKDGFDLAIHCRSDKASAEQVVDEVKSLGRQASLLVFDVSDREAARNAIEQDIADNGAYYGAVCNAGITRDGAFPSLTEDDWDSVLQTNLGGFYNVLHPLIMPMIQQRRGGRVVTIASVSGIAGNRGQVNYSASKGGVIAATKALSLELAKRKITVNCVAPGLIETDMTEELEHGKEILSMIPMRRAGKPEEVAGLVGYLFQPSAAYITRQVFSVNGGLV is encoded by the coding sequence ATGGCTGAACGAGTTCTTGTCACGGGTTCCGGTAAGGGAATAGGACGTGCAATTGCCTTGCAGCTGGCAAAAGATGGTTTTGATTTGGCCATCCATTGTCGCTCAGACAAAGCTTCAGCAGAGCAAGTTGTGGATGAAGTGAAATCACTGGGTCGACAAGCGTCTTTGCTGGTTTTTGATGTCAGTGACCGCGAGGCTGCACGCAACGCAATTGAGCAGGATATTGCTGATAATGGCGCTTATTATGGTGCGGTTTGTAATGCAGGCATTACCCGTGACGGTGCCTTTCCATCGTTAACCGAAGATGACTGGGACAGCGTTTTGCAAACGAATCTGGGTGGCTTCTATAACGTGCTGCATCCGTTAATTATGCCGATGATTCAGCAACGCCGGGGTGGCCGTGTGGTGACTATTGCTTCAGTTTCCGGTATCGCCGGTAATCGCGGGCAGGTGAATTACAGTGCGTCTAAAGGCGGTGTGATTGCTGCTACTAAAGCTTTATCTCTGGAGTTGGCTAAGCGCAAAATTACTGTCAATTGCGTAGCGCCGGGGCTCATTGAAACGGACATGACTGAAGAGCTGGAACACGGTAAGGAAATTTTGTCGATGATACCCATGCGCCGTGCAGGTAAGCCGGAAGAAGTGGCTGGTTTGGTCGGTTACTTGTTTCAGCCTTCGGCCGCATACATTACGCGCCAGGTTTTCTCGGTTAATGGTGGGTTAGTTTAA
- a CDS encoding prolyl oligopeptidase family serine peptidase: MKYLLGAVAVSLLTACSQNAETEQEANTQSMSYPETRKGDVVDTYFGTEVADPYRWLEDDRSEETENWVKAQNEVTFAHLESIPYRETIEKRLTELWNYEKISAPFKEGDYTYFYKNDGLQNQYVVYRQKGDEDPEVFLDPNTFSEDGTTSLAQLTFSDDGSLAAYSISEGGSDWRKIRVIDAETKEQLEEPLVDVKFSGISWVGNEGFYYSSYDKPEGSELSAKTDQHKLYYHELGTDQSDDKLVFGGTGAEKHRYVGGYVTDDDRYLMISAANSTSGNKLFIKDLTEEDSKLVTVLDHTDSDTRVLDNDGSKLYLVTNLDAPNQRVATVDASNPTPENWEDFIPETENVLSVSTGAGYIFAEYMVDAVAKVKQYAYNGDMVREVQLPGVGSIGGFSGKKEADELYYTFTNYSTPSTIYKFDPDQGGSEVYAESGADFDSANYESKQVFYTSKDGTEVPMIITYKKGTKLDGSNPTILYGYGGFNISLTPSFSIANAAWLEMGGVYAVANLRGGGEYGKDWHKAGTKMQKQNVFDDFIAAAEYLIEKDYTSPERLAIRGGSNGGLLVGAVMTQRPELFAVALPAVGVLDMLRYHTFTAGAGWAYDYGTANDSKEMFEYLLGYSPVHNVEEGVAYPATLITTGDHDDRVVPAHSFKFAAELQDKAGGENPQLIRIETNAGHGAGTPVSKTIEQYSDIFGFTLYHMGFEELPE, from the coding sequence ATGAAATATCTACTGGGAGCAGTTGCAGTCAGTTTGCTGACAGCCTGTTCACAAAATGCTGAAACAGAACAAGAGGCGAATACGCAATCTATGTCGTATCCGGAAACGCGTAAAGGCGATGTGGTTGATACCTACTTTGGTACCGAAGTAGCGGATCCATATCGCTGGTTAGAAGATGACCGTAGCGAAGAGACCGAAAACTGGGTGAAAGCTCAGAATGAAGTGACGTTCGCACACTTAGAGTCTATTCCATATCGCGAGACGATAGAAAAGCGTCTGACGGAGTTGTGGAACTACGAGAAAATCAGCGCGCCGTTTAAAGAAGGTGATTACACTTATTTCTACAAAAACGACGGCTTGCAAAACCAGTATGTGGTGTACCGCCAGAAAGGTGACGAAGATCCGGAAGTATTCCTGGATCCGAACACCTTTAGTGAAGACGGAACAACCTCGCTGGCGCAGTTAACCTTTTCTGACGACGGTTCGTTAGCGGCATATTCAATTTCTGAGGGCGGCAGTGACTGGCGTAAAATTCGGGTTATTGACGCCGAAACCAAAGAACAGCTGGAAGAGCCGTTAGTGGATGTGAAGTTCAGCGGTATTTCCTGGGTAGGCAATGAAGGTTTCTACTACTCCAGTTATGATAAGCCAGAAGGCAGTGAGCTTTCTGCAAAGACCGACCAGCACAAGCTGTATTACCACGAGCTGGGTACAGACCAGTCTGATGACAAACTGGTGTTTGGTGGAACGGGTGCTGAGAAGCACCGTTACGTTGGCGGCTACGTTACCGATGACGACCGTTACCTGATGATTTCGGCGGCAAACTCCACCTCTGGCAATAAGCTCTTTATTAAAGATCTTACAGAAGAAGACAGTAAGCTGGTCACCGTTCTGGATCATACCGATTCGGATACTCGTGTATTAGATAACGACGGCTCAAAGCTCTATCTAGTGACGAACTTAGATGCGCCAAACCAGCGTGTTGCGACCGTTGATGCCAGTAATCCAACGCCTGAAAACTGGGAAGACTTTATTCCAGAAACAGAAAATGTGTTGAGCGTATCAACCGGTGCGGGTTATATCTTTGCCGAGTACATGGTCGATGCCGTAGCTAAGGTGAAACAATACGCTTATAACGGCGATATGGTTCGTGAAGTGCAGTTGCCGGGCGTAGGCAGCATAGGTGGCTTCTCAGGTAAAAAAGAAGCGGACGAATTGTACTATACCTTTACTAATTACAGCACACCGTCAACGATTTATAAGTTCGACCCGGATCAGGGCGGTTCTGAAGTTTACGCCGAGTCTGGCGCTGATTTTGATTCTGCCAACTACGAATCAAAGCAGGTGTTTTATACCTCGAAAGACGGTACTGAAGTGCCTATGATCATTACCTACAAAAAGGGCACCAAGCTGGATGGCTCAAACCCGACAATTTTGTACGGTTATGGTGGCTTTAATATCAGTCTGACACCGTCGTTTAGCATTGCTAATGCAGCCTGGTTGGAAATGGGCGGGGTTTACGCCGTTGCTAACTTGCGCGGTGGCGGTGAGTACGGCAAAGACTGGCATAAAGCTGGTACCAAAATGCAGAAGCAGAATGTGTTTGACGATTTTATCGCGGCGGCCGAGTATTTAATTGAGAAAGACTATACCTCACCGGAACGTTTAGCCATTCGCGGTGGCTCTAATGGTGGCTTGCTAGTCGGTGCGGTAATGACACAGCGGCCAGAGCTATTTGCAGTCGCTTTACCTGCTGTCGGTGTTCTGGATATGCTTCGTTATCACACCTTCACCGCTGGCGCAGGTTGGGCATACGATTATGGTACAGCCAATGACAGTAAAGAAATGTTCGAGTACTTGTTAGGGTATTCGCCTGTTCACAACGTGGAAGAAGGCGTGGCTTATCCGGCGACGTTGATTACTACCGGTGACCATGATGACCGTGTCGTTCCTGCGCACTCATTTAAGTTTGCGGCGGAGCTTCAGGACAAAGCGGGCGGTGAAAATCCTCAGCTTATCCGTATTGAAACCAATGCCGGTCACGGTGCTGGCACACCGGTTTCAAAAACCATTGAGCAGTACTCCGATATTTTCGGTTTTACTTTGTATCACATGGGGTTTGAAGAGCTTCCTGAGTAA